One genomic segment of Petrotoga sp. 9PW.55.5.1 includes these proteins:
- a CDS encoding methyl-accepting chemotaxis protein produces MKKISTKIILSSTILIVVVVGIISFVSILRSTNLLETYALSGVDSLSESIASDLNSQIRIIEVVVDNLSESAFFGFDPFLASFSNKEVVKFMDKVKEVPKKFSEKVEGSLASFIVFNPDMLRTKELFSLYYIENEDKNIENEYLKYDESFNSENEKYQWFFKARDKAEGIWTDIYYDEYLQSDVITYSTPYFDPKDGTFVGVVGMIFPLQYFSSLLQKDLGYNNSYLFLTNDNFDVITHPFYNPKKNISEELSNHLETIKSDSIGNFESFDDGQKTLVSYSNLENGWIVYLSLNEEEIYKEINDLTFVIVLLTIIGIIIAIIVAYFVGKGISKPIKNFSDVLLKFGQGDLDVEFETKSKDEIGEMAKSFDKMKDNLKEIILAIKSASNEVEMSSKELKKDSQEFNNIAQESLIKAENIEVVSEDSASSVEEITSGIEEIASSAQSLSNAAQELSNLAQTTQNQANKGMSSINNIVTKIEKGVRQSEETKENVSNLLEKAENIESIIETINSITEQTNLLALNAAIEAARAGEAGRGFAVVADEIRKLAEESAKATGEIANILDDLKDSTKNVNDSTNMTVNTISEINSEANNIQEQFRNILNQINNMISEVENVTASSEEQGASTQEMSSSMERIARTVNETSDRIKEIKSLIQNQSAKTNSLNEKAFELEKISKNLNLEISKFKSGGL; encoded by the coding sequence TTGAAAAAGATAAGTACAAAGATTATTTTGTCTTCTACTATATTAATAGTTGTAGTAGTTGGGATCATTAGCTTTGTTTCAATTCTTAGATCGACAAATCTCCTTGAAACTTATGCACTTAGTGGAGTTGATAGCTTATCTGAAAGTATTGCATCTGATTTAAATTCACAAATCAGGATTATTGAGGTTGTTGTGGATAATTTAAGTGAATCAGCTTTCTTTGGTTTCGATCCTTTTTTAGCAAGTTTTTCAAACAAAGAAGTTGTTAAATTTATGGATAAAGTTAAAGAAGTACCTAAGAAATTTTCAGAAAAAGTTGAAGGTAGTTTGGCTTCTTTTATCGTTTTTAATCCTGATATGTTGCGTACCAAAGAATTATTTTCTTTATATTATATTGAAAATGAAGATAAAAATATAGAAAATGAATATTTAAAATATGATGAATCTTTTAATTCTGAAAATGAAAAATATCAATGGTTTTTTAAAGCAAGAGATAAAGCAGAAGGGATTTGGACAGATATATATTATGATGAGTATTTACAATCAGATGTTATAACTTATTCAACTCCATATTTTGATCCAAAAGATGGTACTTTTGTTGGTGTTGTTGGTATGATATTCCCATTACAATATTTTTCGTCTCTTCTTCAAAAAGATTTAGGTTATAATAATTCCTATTTATTTTTAACGAATGATAATTTTGATGTAATTACTCATCCTTTTTATAATCCTAAAAAAAACATATCTGAAGAATTATCTAATCACTTAGAAACAATAAAATCTGATTCAATTGGGAACTTTGAAAGTTTTGATGATGGACAAAAAACACTTGTAAGTTATTCAAATTTAGAAAATGGTTGGATAGTTTATTTAAGCTTGAATGAAGAAGAGATTTATAAAGAAATAAATGATTTAACTTTTGTGATTGTTTTACTGACCATAATAGGAATAATTATAGCAATAATAGTTGCTTATTTTGTAGGAAAAGGAATATCAAAACCTATAAAAAATTTCTCTGATGTTCTTTTAAAATTTGGTCAAGGTGATCTTGATGTTGAATTTGAAACCAAATCCAAAGACGAAATAGGGGAAATGGCTAAATCTTTTGACAAAATGAAAGATAATTTAAAAGAAATTATTCTAGCTATTAAAAGTGCTTCAAATGAAGTTGAAATGTCTTCTAAAGAATTAAAAAAAGACTCACAAGAGTTTAATAATATTGCTCAAGAAAGTTTAATTAAAGCTGAAAATATAGAAGTAGTTTCCGAAGATAGTGCTTCATCAGTTGAAGAAATCACTTCAGGAATTGAAGAAATTGCATCATCAGCTCAAAGTTTATCTAATGCTGCTCAAGAATTATCTAATTTAGCGCAAACAACCCAAAATCAGGCAAATAAAGGAATGAGCAGTATAAACAATATTGTAACTAAAATAGAAAAAGGTGTTCGTCAGTCAGAAGAAACAAAAGAAAATGTATCTAATCTTCTTGAAAAGGCTGAGAATATTGAAAGTATTATCGAAACAATAAATTCTATTACTGAACAAACTAATTTATTGGCTTTAAATGCTGCTATCGAAGCAGCAAGAGCGGGAGAAGCTGGAAGAGGATTTGCTGTAGTGGCTGATGAAATAAGAAAATTAGCGGAGGAAAGTGCTAAAGCCACCGGTGAAATTGCAAATATATTAGATGATTTAAAAGACAGTACAAAAAATGTAAATGACTCTACTAATATGACAGTAAATACAATTTCCGAAATAAATTCAGAGGCTAATAATATTCAAGAACAGTTTAGAAACATTTTAAATCAAATAAATAATATGATTTCCGAAGTTGAAAACGTAACTGCTAGTTCAGAAGAACAAGGTGCAAGTACCCAAGAAATGAGTTCTTCAATGGAAAGAATAGCTAGGACCGTTAACGAAACAAGCGATAGAATAAAGGAGATTAAATCACTAATTCAAAATCAATCGGCTAAAACAAATTCTCTTAATGAAAAAGCCTTCGAATTAGAAAAGATTTCCAAAAATTTAAATTTAGAAATTTCAAAGTTTAAATCTGGAGGTTTGTAA
- a CDS encoding VIT1/CCC1 transporter family protein: MENSNIIEKDVQRKILHFQKAEITEYRIYERLSKSVKDPNNKKVLQSIADEELKHYNFWKSYTKKELKPNLWRVLFYFIISKILGLTFGLKLLENGEEQAQDAYEDISKIIPEVKKIEKEEGKHEKELLEMIEEERLNYVGSIVLGLNDALVELTGALAGLTFALQNGVLIATSGLITGIAASLSMGASEYLSKRAENDDRALKSAIYTGITYLITVALLILPYLLMPTFYFLSLIITLIIAVIIILVFNFYISVAKDLNFKSRFFEMAGISLGVAGLTFFIGFLVRITLGVSI; this comes from the coding sequence GTGGAAAATTCCAATATTATTGAGAAAGATGTGCAAAGAAAAATATTACATTTTCAAAAAGCAGAAATAACTGAATACCGAATATACGAAAGATTATCAAAATCCGTGAAAGACCCAAATAATAAAAAGGTTCTTCAAAGTATTGCTGATGAAGAACTTAAACACTATAACTTCTGGAAAAGTTATACAAAAAAAGAATTGAAGCCAAATCTTTGGAGAGTTTTATTTTATTTTATTATATCAAAAATATTAGGATTAACTTTTGGATTAAAATTGTTAGAAAATGGTGAAGAGCAAGCCCAGGATGCATATGAAGATATCTCAAAAATCATACCTGAGGTTAAAAAAATTGAAAAAGAAGAGGGTAAACACGAAAAAGAACTTTTAGAAATGATAGAAGAAGAAAGATTGAATTATGTTGGATCCATAGTTTTAGGTTTAAACGACGCATTAGTAGAATTAACAGGAGCTTTAGCTGGTTTAACGTTTGCTCTGCAAAATGGTGTATTAATAGCTACTTCTGGCTTAATAACTGGAATTGCAGCTTCGTTGTCTATGGGGGCATCTGAATATTTGTCAAAAAGGGCAGAAAATGATGATAGGGCTTTAAAATCTGCTATTTATACAGGAATAACATATTTAATTACAGTGGCATTGTTAATTTTGCCATATTTATTGATGCCCACATTTTATTTTCTTAGTTTAATTATAACTTTAATAATAGCTGTTATAATAATATTAGTTTTTAATTTCTATATTTCTGTTGCCAAAGATCTAAATTTCAAAAGTAGGTTCTTTGAGATGGCAGGAATCAGTTTGGGTGTTGCGGGTTTAACTTTTTTTATTGGATTTTTAGTTAGAATAACCCTAGGCGTGTCGATATAA
- a CDS encoding HD domain-containing phosphohydrolase, translated as MSSKSRLGSFLFLLVLFLLPVYFFASKSILILNSYNPGFSWSDSELEGLKTVLDNVEDLEFYVEYMDTKRFGDEESLIFFREYLEKKFVGFNFDIILTLDNNAFDFVLDNYEALFKPTPIIYGGINYYQDYDLDHLNFASGVVEKHDIYETLELALKLQPSTENIYIVVDNNTKTGMLFKNELHNEIIPNYPNINFIFLTESLEQIKENLLNPLDNSLVLLLSYSRDEHGNFYDYNEIGEYMNQFKNIPIYTTASVYMNYDVLGGKITSAFDQGKIMGEIALKVLQGNDISGLPRVYFPKNEYVFNFLELERLGITAHQLPPDSIILNQPLSFHERNPIIFWIMIILTPTFIGFFYLITEDNRKLKVIIEDLNKTKEELQSFNEEIEASNEQLVSYNEELVAQNEEIENNYKEIEKMNNKIRNLVSILSELGKSNEKIDDFFQKFLETMILEIPESDYGSVSIIEKEEWRFLTAVGHDINGLKSLSLKKDYVFFSEEVTVVDNIISENSKRWPESVGIMINKYAKPTKSTMLKAIKIDDDIYLNISLDIRKGNSEKFSQQSFKFFDSLLNLAKLFLVNKLRTTEIQNAYNSFASKLSMLAESHDEDSKMHIYRVSDLSAFFAEKLQLGKEVIEKIRSFSPLHDVGKLFISPLILNKKDELNAEEWEEVRHHPLLADNLLEGKYFETARKIAIYHHERFDGSGYPFGLRNGFIPIEAQIVGIVDVYDALRSKRSYKEPYTHRQAVEIILNGDNRTKPEHFNPKLLEIIKMYDKEMEELYKKYEG; from the coding sequence TTGAGTAGCAAATCAAGATTAGGATCGTTTTTATTTTTATTGGTTTTGTTTTTATTGCCAGTTTATTTTTTCGCTTCCAAAAGTATTTTAATTTTGAACTCATATAATCCGGGATTTTCATGGTCAGATAGTGAATTAGAAGGATTGAAAACAGTATTAGATAATGTGGAAGATTTAGAGTTTTATGTAGAATACATGGATACAAAAAGATTTGGTGATGAAGAAAGTTTGATATTTTTTAGGGAATATCTAGAAAAGAAATTTGTGGGTTTTAATTTTGATATTATATTGACTCTTGATAATAACGCATTTGATTTTGTTTTGGATAATTATGAAGCTCTTTTTAAACCTACTCCTATAATTTATGGGGGTATAAATTATTACCAAGACTATGATTTAGATCATTTGAATTTTGCTAGCGGTGTTGTAGAAAAACATGATATTTATGAAACTTTAGAATTAGCTTTAAAATTGCAACCAAGTACTGAAAATATTTACATTGTAGTTGATAATAACACAAAAACCGGCATGCTTTTCAAAAATGAATTACACAATGAAATAATACCCAATTATCCTAATATCAATTTCATTTTTTTGACTGAATCTTTAGAACAAATAAAAGAAAACCTATTGAATCCGTTAGATAATTCTCTGGTTTTACTTTTATCTTATAGCAGAGATGAACATGGAAATTTTTATGATTATAATGAAATTGGAGAGTACATGAACCAATTTAAAAATATACCTATTTATACAACAGCCAGTGTTTATATGAATTATGATGTTTTGGGTGGCAAAATTACAAGTGCCTTTGATCAAGGTAAAATAATGGGAGAAATAGCTCTGAAAGTCTTACAAGGTAATGATATCTCAGGTTTACCAAGGGTATATTTTCCTAAAAACGAATATGTTTTTAACTTCTTAGAACTAGAAAGATTGGGAATTACAGCTCATCAACTCCCTCCAGATTCAATAATATTAAATCAACCGCTTTCTTTCCATGAAAGAAATCCAATAATTTTCTGGATAATGATAATACTTACCCCAACTTTTATAGGTTTCTTTTATCTTATAACAGAAGACAACAGAAAATTAAAAGTCATAATAGAAGATTTAAATAAAACAAAAGAAGAATTACAAAGTTTTAATGAAGAAATCGAAGCTTCTAATGAGCAACTGGTTTCATATAATGAAGAGCTTGTAGCTCAAAATGAGGAAATTGAAAATAATTACAAAGAAATCGAAAAAATGAACAATAAAATAAGAAATCTTGTTAGTATTCTTTCTGAGTTGGGTAAAAGCAATGAAAAAATCGATGATTTCTTTCAAAAATTTTTAGAAACTATGATATTAGAAATTCCAGAGTCGGATTATGGTAGTGTTTCAATTATAGAAAAAGAGGAATGGAGGTTTTTAACAGCTGTAGGTCATGATATAAATGGTTTAAAATCTCTTTCATTAAAAAAGGATTATGTATTTTTTTCTGAAGAGGTAACGGTTGTTGATAATATAATTTCTGAAAATTCAAAAAGGTGGCCTGAGAGTGTAGGTATTATGATAAATAAGTATGCTAAACCAACAAAATCAACTATGTTGAAAGCTATAAAAATAGATGACGATATATATTTGAATATTTCCTTAGATATACGTAAAGGAAATAGTGAGAAATTTTCTCAACAATCGTTTAAATTTTTTGATTCACTATTAAATTTAGCAAAGTTATTTTTGGTCAATAAGTTAAGAACAACCGAAATACAAAATGCCTATAACTCTTTTGCTAGCAAATTATCTATGTTAGCTGAATCACACGATGAGGATAGTAAGATGCATATTTACCGAGTAAGTGATTTATCAGCATTTTTTGCTGAAAAGTTACAATTAGGCAAAGAAGTAATAGAAAAAATTAGATCTTTTTCCCCTCTTCATGATGTGGGTAAACTTTTTATTTCACCTTTAATCCTTAATAAAAAAGATGAATTAAATGCAGAAGAATGGGAAGAAGTAAGGCATCATCCTTTGTTGGCAGATAATTTGCTAGAAGGAAAATATTTTGAAACAGCCAGAAAAATTGCCATATACCACCATGAAAGATTTGATGGAAGCGGGTATCCATTTGGGTTAAGAAATGGATTTATACCTATAGAAGCTCAAATAGTTGGAATTGTTGATGTATATGATGCATTGAGATCTAAGAGAAGTTATAAAGAACCTTACACACATAGACAAGCAGTAGAAATTATATTAAATGGAGATAACAGAACAAAACCTGAACATTTCAATCCAAAATTGTTAGAGATAATTAAAATGTATGATAAAGAGATGGAAGAGTTATATAAGAAATATGAAGGGTAG